The following coding sequences lie in one Camelus bactrianus isolate YW-2024 breed Bactrian camel chromosome 8, ASM4877302v1, whole genome shotgun sequence genomic window:
- the MRAP2 gene encoding melanocortin-2 receptor accessory protein 2 isoform X3, whose protein sequence is MNSFVSDFGRPLEPDKVFSRQGNEESRSFFHCYINEVDHLDKAKAGLQTTALDSDIQLQEAIRRSGQPEEELNRLMKFDIPNFVNTDQNSSFGEDDLLISEPPTVLENKPVAQTSRKDLD, encoded by the coding sequence atgaacagctttgtgtcagactttggaagaccACTGGAGCCCGACAAGGTGTTTTCTCGACAGGGCAATGAGGAATCTAGGTCCTTCTTTCACTGCTACATCAATGAAGTGGAccacttggacaaggccaaagctggtctCCAGACCACAGCCCTCGACAGTGACAttcagctccaggaagccatcagacgCAGCGGGCAGCCAGAGGAGGAGCTGAACAGACTCATGAAATTTGATATCCCCAACTTcgtcaacacggaccagaactcctcctttggggaagatgatctcctgatttcaGAACCACCGactgttctagaaaataagccagttgcccagacctcacgCAAAGACTTGGATTGA